A stretch of the Ascaphus truei isolate aAscTru1 chromosome 4, aAscTru1.hap1, whole genome shotgun sequence genome encodes the following:
- the LOC142492442 gene encoding paraneoplastic antigen Ma3 homolog has protein sequence MFFVFPCLSRSEVYEWATRLEVPPAHTLAVCGVPIDIPSMAIRVALRQHSHLRCKNALALVDQCTETKGHYSVLVDIGHDVNEERGPSSVWFDGPAESSCAVVYPVWPIKSEPDSSHKNLEEVDMCASSSTSESYCESIVGTAADHSPPLSITPVPTSGRNEIQMLAQSLAELGGARADASMQQQYRKLKTFSGTKPTPTSEEAFDAWIEYTSQVVEEWTCPELVKQQRIMECLRTPASITIRLAKDQHADITAQKMLETLERAYGRTEDEGQLMLRYLNLRQKPGEDLSVYLHRIRKVLWDMRKRDQIKSTQVDEYCWNQFQKGALPDNPIALLVKCSLMRNEPPS, from the coding sequence ATGTTCTTCGTATTCCCGTGCCTGTCACGCTCAGAAGTGTATGAGTGGGCTACGAGGCTGGAAGTGCCACCGGCCCACACTCTGGCGGTGTGCGGTGTCCCTATAGACATCCCGTCTATGGCCATCCGAGTAGCTCTGCGCCAACATTCGCATCTCCGTTGTAAAAACGCCCTAGCCTTGGTGGATCAATGTACAGAGACCAAAGGGCACTATTCAGTATTAGTGGACATTGGGCACGATGTAAATGAAGAACGAGGACCATCTAGTGTGTGGTTCGACGGCCCGGCCGAGTCGAGCTGTGCGGTAGTATACCCCGTGTGGCCCATCAAGTCAGAACCTGACAGCTCTCACAAGAACTTAGAGGAGGTGGATATGTGCGCCTCGTCTTCTACCTCTGAGAGCTATTGCGAGTCTATAGTAGGCACCGCTGCCGACCACAGCCCGCCGCTCAGTATTACACCGGTCCCGACTAGCGGAAGAAATGAGATTCAAATGTTAGCTCAAAGTCTTGCCGAGTTGGGAGGAGCCAGGGCTGACGCATCAATGCAACAACAATATCGTAAATTGAAGACCTTTTCAGGCACTAAACCGACACCAACGAGCGAAGAGGCATTCGACGCCTGGATAGAATATACCTCACAGGTGGTGGAGGAGTGGACATGTCCTGAGCTAGTCAAACAACAACGCATAATGGAGTGTCTACGGACCCCCGCTTCCATCACTATACGGCTGGCTAAAGATCAACATGCAGACATCACTGCTCAGAAAATGTTGGAGACACTCGAGCGTGCCTACGGGCGGACCGAGGATGAAGGTCAACTGATGCTGAGGTACCTCAATCTTCGCCAGAAGCCGGGGGAggatctgtctgtctatctccacCGAATTAGGAAAGTCCTATGGGATATGCGGAAACGAGATCAGATCAAATCCACTCAGGTGGACGAGTATTGTTGGAATCAATTCCAGAAAGGAGCCCTGCCCGACAACCCTATCGCCCTCCTGGTCAAATGCTCCCTGATGCGGAACGAACCCCCTAGCTGA